The Gemmatimonadaceae bacterium genomic interval GTTCGCTCGTCACGTCCACTCGCGGGCAGCCGACCGGCACCATCTTCGCGCTTGGGTTCCGGGCCGGCAGCTACATCGCGCAGGCGTCGAAGCGGGGCGAGATCTAGGCGCCGATCAATAGGCTCCGACAGCGAAAAACTCGTCGGGGATACCGGGGGAACGGGGAGGGCCGTGCGGACAGCACGATCCTCCCCGTTTCCCCGATCCCCCGACGAGTTTTTTCTTTGATCTGACTACGGCACCGCTGCGCCCGGTCCGTAGGGGGCACAGAGCGGGTCGCCGATGATCAGGTCCTTCCAGAGAATCATCGGCGACGCCGCGTAGAACGCCTCGGCGAGCGTCGCCCCGCGAAGGTAGCGGTCGAAGAGGATCTCCGGCTTCGCGAGCGCGTAGGTATACGGCTCGCTCACATAGCCCTTCACACCGGTCACGCCCTGCGCGATGAGATCCACGATGCGGCTCTGGCCACCGGTGACCGGGCCAAAGGTCCGCGCGCTGGTGGAGACAAACGTTTCGGCGAGCGCCCCGGGGAGGAAACGCACGGCGTGATAGGCCGTGCTGTCGAAGTGGCTGTCGTTGCTCCCCCAGCTCACGTAGCCCATGACCGGTCCGGCGGGGGCCACAAAGCGTTCGCTCGAGTCGATCTGCGAGACGTAGCCCAGCAAGCGTACACCGAATGCGGCGGCGTAGAGCCGCGCGTTCATCTCGGCGTAGCCATCGTTTCCGCGTCGCAGCGGGGCCGCATCGAAGTAGAAGGGCCCGCCCACCGACCGGGCCGCGGTGGCCCGATCGACCAACGCGAGACAATTGGCCACGACATCACAGTCGAGACGCGTCACGAGGAACATGCCGTACGCGTCGCTGTTGAACGGGCCGCGCGCGTTGTAGTACGGATTGCGATACTGCCGGATCCACGCCGTATCGAGCCCCACCATGGGCGGGATCGGGAGATTCATCCCTGCCAGCAGCGCATCCACACTGTAGCCGTTCTTGCGCGCCACGCGAATGGGGACACCGGTGGTGAGCAGGATGAAGTCCACCCGATGTGGCAGCGACTCGATCACCGCGCGCACCGGGCGCACGATCCCCGTCTGAAAGTCGATCTCGCCAATCTCGTCGCCGACCGGCACGTCGATCGTCACGACATTTTCGGGAGGAATACGCCGCTGCGCGATGTAGTAGCGCCCCACCGTGTCGCTCGCCGGGCTGCGGCGGTTGATCACGACCAGGGTGCGCTCGGCGCCGCTCTGCGGCGCCGGTTTGCCGGTTTGGTGTGGTGCTTCGCACGCGGCGAGCAGCCACACCAGCACCGCGAGCACGACCGCGCGAATCAGGTCGTGACCTCGGGCATCGGCGCGGTCACGGCCGCGACGGGGCGAACCGCGGCCCGCAGCATGGTGAGCGCCGCATACACCACCACCGCAATCACCAGCCAGCGGAGCAGCTCGATCGGGAGCGACGTCACCAGCAGCGCCGCAACCAACACACCGGGGATCCCGCCAATCGCGAGCCCCAACGCCGGCTGATCCACCTGATTGCGCCGCTTCACGAAGGCGAGACAGCCCAGCAATGCGGCAAAGGCACCACTGCCCATCATGATGGGAAAGGCCGCGCGCGGGTCCATGCCAAGCGCACTGAGCAACACGAACGTGGGGCCGTAGTTGCCGATGCCCAGCATGATCAGCGCACCGAGCACGAAGTTCACGCCGAGCGCGAGCCAGAGGGCCGAGCCACTCAGCGCGAGCGCCGTCCCTCCGACGGGCATCTTGTTGAGCTGCGCGATCGTCATGAAGAGCGCCGCCAGGAGCAACCCGACGCCCATGCCGAGCTGGATGGGGCGTCGCGGCAATCGCGAGACCACGCCGGCCCCCAACCAGCCCCCGGCGAGCGCCGTGGCGATCATCGACAGCAGCAGCGTGCTGTCGATCTGAATCTTCGAGATGAAGATGACCGCCTGCGCGACCACGCCGAGGGTCAGCCCGACGATCATCGTGCCGGGCAGGCGCTCATCCGGCACCATGCGCAGCGCACGGAACGCCGTGGTGGTCGTGGCCAGTGACCCGATCCCCAGCGTGTCGAAGAAGCTGACCAGAAAGCCAATGGCCAGCTGTACCGGCGTCGGCCACCGAACGGGCGTCGCGGCCGCACGTATCGCCTGCCCCCAGCGCACCACAAAGAGCGTCGCGAGGACGAGGATCGCGGTGAGCAGGAGCGTGCGAATGTCGGGCATACGCCCAAAGTACTGCCCGCCGCCGCGGTGCGCTTTGTGTGTCTAGGTCGACACCGTCAATGCCCGAGCGATCACGACGGCTAGCTCCTCGAACTGGAAGGGTTTCTGCACAAACCCCAGGACACCCTTCCCCACCAGGCCGTCGAGCGCGGCGGCTTCCGAGTAGCCGCTCATCAGGATGATGCGGGCGTGCGGCCAGTCACGGTGCAACTCTCGAACCGTGGCGCGACCGTCCAGGTGCGGCATCGTGAGATCCATCAGCACCAGGGGGTCCCGATCGTGGTACTCCTGGAACAGGGTGAGGGCCGCCCGTCCGTCAGGCGCCGAGCGGACCTCGAAGCCCATCTGGCGCAGCATGGCGCTGGCCACCGCGCGCACGCTCTCCTCGTCTTCGACGACCAGCGCCATGGCTCCCGGCCCCGGACGCGGCACAAACGCGGGCACATCGCGCACCGTCGTCGCCCGCTCAGCCGCGGGAAAGAGGAGCTTGAAGGTGGAGCCTCGACCGGCCTCGCTATAGACGCGAATGGCCCCGCCGTGACCACGGACGATGCCCAGGACGGCGGCCAGCCCGAGCCCGCGCCCCGTGAACTTGGTGGTGAAGAAGGGATCGAAGATGCGGGCGCGCGTCTCGGGCGACATCCCCGCGCCCGTGTCCGACACCTCCAGCGTCACGTACAGCCCTTCCTGCAACCCCTCATCCACGAAGCTCTCGGCGAGATACTCGCGCTCACACCAGACCGCGCCGGTGGTCACCGAGATGATGCCGCTGCGATCGCCGATGGCTTCCGACGCGTTGATGATCAGGTTCATCACAACCTGACGGAGTTGCGAGCTGTCAGCGATACAGGCCGGCTGGTTCGGCATGAGATCCAACCGAAGCACGCACTTCTTGGAGATCGACACGTCGAGCAATCGGGCAATGCTCTCCACGAGTTCCGACAACACCACGGGCCCCGTCACGAACTGACCACGCCCCGAGTAGGCCAGCATCTGCCGCGTCAGTTCGGCGGCCTGCCGGGCACCATTGGCGGCCTCCCGGACCATGCGCGACGCTTCGGAATCGGACGCGCACTCCAGCAGGGCGAGGTCGCAGTAGCCCAGAATACTCGTCAGGATGTTGTTGAAGTCGTGCGCAATGCCGCCGGCGAGTACGCCGAGACTCTCCAGCTTTTGCGCCTGCATCAACTGCGACTCGAGTCGTTGCCGCTCGGCTTCCGCCTCACGCCGCCGGCGGATCTCCCGGTCCAGCTGCGCAATGCGCTGATTGAGCGCCGCATAGTGGACATCGGAGGTGCTCTTCGGGATCAGGCGCATCAGGAGCTTCGCCGACGACTCACCCTGACGTGGCGTCTGCACCCCGCAGTGCACCTGAAACGCCTCCACGCGCCCCGATGCCAGCCGAAATCGAAGTTGTCCGGGATGGGGCTCCCGGGACCCGGCACAGGCGTGCAAGTACCGACGCAGACGCTCGTGATCACCCTCGACCAGGTCCATCAGCGATTGGGCCGGCCTGGCCTGCATCCGCCACCCGAGGGCGCGGTACGCGGCGCGATTCGCGGCGAGGATCTCGCCATCCGGATGCACGAGCAACAGCTGATCCGGCAGCCAATCGGCTACGTCGTGAAAACGGCTGATCGGCACCGGTTAGCGGGCGAAGTATTCGCGGCCGGTGAGCGATCCCTCAGCGTCCGGCGGCTGGAGCTCCACCACCACGTGGCAGCCCCCGTCACCATTCGCGATGGTGGACTCGAGCACGACGCGCGCATACCCGAGATTCTCGGCGACAATCCCGCCGAAGACGTTGGAGGTCATCATGCACAGGGCCGGCCGCCCGATGACCGCGGCGCCAAAGGGACACGCCGTATTGCGTAGCACGATACGACGGCTATCGCGTGCCTCGATACTGAATCCGCCGCCAATGCGCCGTTTGAGATCGACGAGGACCTCCGCCACCTGCGCCTCGTCCAGTGTGGCGGTAGCGAGCCCGTCGCGGTACCCCGCATTGATCTCATCGGCGAGACGCTGCCCCACGACGCTGACCAGACCTTCCGCCTGATCGAGACCGACGACTTCCTCGAGGACGCCCGCAAGTTCACGAAGCACGCTCCGAAAGAACCCATCCCGTTCGAGTGGATGAGCGAGCTGGGCAATCGGCAAGGCTGCGCTGGACACATGGACTCCCGGATGCACCGTCCGACGAACGCGACCGCACCGCCGCTCGTCGAAACTGGGTACCCCTTTTCGATATGTCCATGCCGCCCGCGGGCTGCACGTGGGACGAACCGCCCGCGCGCCCAGCGACTACGCCGTCTTGGGCACCCGCCAGTAGTACCACTCACGCTGCGGCGTCCACCCCTGTTGCGCGGCGAGCTCCGCCCCACGAATGCACGTCTCCACCGGAACGGTCGCGGCCCGATAGAGCGCATCAAGTTCGAGCAGCATCTCCCGCGTTTCCGTGGTCAGCGGGCGCACGCGGATGCGGGTGGCCAGTTCATGGCGCACATCGGCGTCAGCGAGCGGGTCGTGCTGCGGATCGTCGCGTCGCGCGCCGGCGGTGATGCCGGCGGTGCGTTCGACATCGTCCACGATACGCGCCCACTGCGCGAGGAGCGCGGGGATGGTGAGTTTGGTGAGGGTCACCCCCGCAATCTACACGCGATGGTGCTCAGCGGCGCTCGGGCATCGGCATGGCGTGCGGCGCCGCAGCGGCCACAAAGGGCACCGGCGGCCGCGTCAACCGCTCCGGCGCCTTCCCCTGCACCACGCGATAGCTCGCATCGAGGGCCAGCGCCGCATGCGTGGTGGTCGTGCCCTTCGCATCGGGCCACACGATGCGCAGCGAGTCGAGCGTGGTGGCGCGATCGAGCCCCACGTGGAGCTGCAGCGTGCCGCTGCCGAACGAGCTGCCGCTGCCCACGGTGCGATGGAGGACGCGCGGTGTCCCGCCCGCCTGCGTTGTGAATAGCGTGACCCGCGCGCCAATCGCGGCGCGATTGGCCGTGGTGCCCTCGAGGTCGAGCGTCACCCAATGCCGCCCGGGCCAGCCGGGGTTCTCGAACAGGACGTTCTGATAAACGTCGCCCTCGTAGGCGCCGCCCATGACCATGTAGATGTCCTCGTCGCCGTCGCGATCGAGATCGGCAAAGGTGGCCGCGTGCCCCTTCTGGATATGCGCAAAGCCGCCGGCGAGCGAAACCTCCTCGAAGGCGCGCCCCTGCACGCTGCGGAACATGCGATTGGGAATCACCGACCGGAGATCGGGATTGCCGGTGCCGACGTAGAAGTCGAGCCAGCCGTCGTTATCGAGATCGCCATAGGCGCTGCCCATCGCAAAGATCACCTTGTCGGCGAGCCCCATCGCGCGCGTCACGTCGATGAACGTGCCATCGTGATTGTTGCGATAGAGGCGCGAACTCTCGACCGACATCGGCAGCGAATCTCCGGCGATCGCCGGGCGCCCGGCGCGCTGCACGAACTCCCGCGCCACGCCATCGTGCAGCGCCTGCCCGTTGCCGATGTCATAGCTCAGCACCAGGAGATCCTCCCAGCCATCCTGGTCGTAGTCCCAGAACCAGGTGGAGAAGCTCTGCACGGGGCGCGCGACACCGGCCGCCGCCGCGCGCTCTTCGAAGCGACCGCCGGTGTTGACGAACAGCTTGTTGGGTTCGCCCAGGATGGACACGTAGAGATCGGGGAAGCCGTCGTTGTTCACATCGCCCCAGGCGGCGCCCTTCACAAAGGCGTCCACGTTCACCCCAACCGTCTTCGCGACCTCGGTGAACGTGCCGTTCCGATTGTTCATCCAGAGTTCGCTCGGGTGCGATCGCCCGCCCTTCGCGCGATCCGATTCATGCCCCACGAACAGATCGACCCAGCCATCGCGATTGAAGTCGCCCCAGACGGCTGTCGGCGTGGGCGCCACGCGATACAGCCCGGCGGGGATCGTCACATCGGCGAACGTCCCCGGCCCCGTGCCGCGCAGGAGTGAACTGGGCTGCATCGTCGCATCGGCGAGCCACGCGCCACGCATGATGTAGATGTCGGTGCGGCCGTCGTTGTCGTAGTCGGCATGCGACACGTTGAGCCCACCCGTGATGCCGCGCACGCCACTCAACGCGACCTGATCGCCATAGCTCCCGCGGCCGTTGGCGACATACAGTTGCAGCGGGTCGCGAATCCCCCAGGCGGTGGCGAAGAGGTCCAGCAGGCCATCGCCATTGTAGTCCGCAATGGCGAGCCCGCCCGACAGCCCGTTCTCCGCCACACCGAGCTGGCCACCGATGTTGCGAAAGAGCGGAAACGCGGCGCGCTGCGCGGCCGTCGGTGCGAGCCCGGGAATGCGCAGCGGCGCCGGGATGCTGTCGGGATATCCGCCCAGCGCCATCCACGCGATGTTGAGCAGCCACCGATCGCCGAGGTCGTCGGGATACGCGCGCGTCAGCGCTGAATAGAGGGCTACCGACTTGCGGGCGCCTTCAGTCTTCTTGTGCTGCGCCCCGCCCTCGAGCGGGAGGATGCACGCATTGGCGGCGGTGCCATCGAGACAGTTCTCCTGCTCGCCGAAGCGCAGATTCGCGATGGCGAGCAGTTCGATCAGTGGTCGATTCTGCGCGTTGATTGTGTGCACGCTCGCGCCCACCTGCGCCGCGAGCATCTCGAGCAGGCCAATCGCCTCCTTCGACTGCCCCGCGAGCACGTACTCCTGCGCGAGCATATAGCGCCCCTCGAGATCGCTCCCCATGGTGCCGCTCTCGCGCAGCATCGTGGCCAGCTTCTCGGCGCGCGCGCGGTTGAGGAACGGGTTGCGCTCGGGCGCGGCCAGCGCGGCGCTGGCGAGGCGCGTGAGGCTGTCGGTCATCGCGGTCGTCCCGCGCACATCCGCCGAGTCGCGATCGTCTTCGGCGCTGGCGGAGCCGCAGCCGGTCAGCGCGAGAGTGGTGGTGACCATGACCGAACCAACGGCGCGGCGGAGCCGCACTCGAACCCGGTCATGTTGAACGGCGCTACGCGGCATGCCTCACCCCCGGCGGTGAATTCCCGAACCCGTGGGAATCTGCACGCGACCGAGGGAAGCGTTAGGGGCTGACCCGCCAAAAAGGGGCCGCCATCCGTTTTCCGGGATGTGTTACTTGTTTCCGGGCCGGCGCGGGTTCACGGCGATCGCCAGGTTGAGCCGCGTATCGTGCGTGTTGTAGCTGATCTGCAGATCGAAGCCGTTCGGCGTCGTCGTGTGATAGCTCTTGTACTGCGCCGCATGGATCTCCATGCCGTCACTGGTATCGACACGACTGGGGAGCCCACGCGTCGTGAGCGCGTCCTTCACCGCGTCGGTATCCCACGGCGAGATCCCGAACGAGATGTGATCGATCGCGCCGCCGCGACGCCCGGGCCCCTTGCCGAACTCGGGGTCTAGTGGGTTGCCACCGCGCACGATGATGTCCCCCACATCGCCGATCATGAGTTCGTTCTGGCTCCCTTCGTCGTACGTCGGTCCCCAGCCGAGCAGGTTCACGAAGAAGCTCACGCTCTTCTTGTAGTTCGTCGCGCCAAAGCTCAGGTGATCGAGCCACACGGTGTTCCAGCCGGTCGCCGCGAAGGGGAGCGGCGCACTGGGGGTACCCTTCGCCTTGGCGGCGGCGCGTTGCGCGGTGAGCCCTTTGCCGTTGCCGAGCGTGATGGCGAAGCCATCGGGTTCGGTGATGCGGTATGCCTCGTACGCGCCGTTCTTGACGGCCACGGGCTTGAGCCCGCGCGCGGTGAGCGCGGCTTCGACCGCCTTGGCGTTCCACGGCTCGATGTCGAACGCGAGCCCATCGACGAGCGCACGCGTGGGGGCCCGATTGCCGCGACCGGCGGCGGGCGCGGGGAACGAGTCGACCGGCGTGCGCACGAAGATCGCACTCCCCCAGTCGCCCATGTCCATCACGACCTGCTGCGGCGTTTCGCTGCGCACCCGCCAGCCCATGAGCGCGGTGTAGAACGCGGCTTCGGTGGCCGGATCGGCGACCTTGAAGCGGATATGATCCAGCGCCGTGGTGCGCCAGCCCGTCTTGGCGAACACCGCGGGAATTGAATCGGTGTTGCAGGCGGGCGTCCCGTACGCGCGGATGCAGCGGCCTTGAGCGGCGAGCGATCCAGCGGGGAGGGATTCAGCAGCGAGCGTCACGAGTGACGCGAGGAGCAAGCGGTGCGGCAGGCGCATGACCCGTTCCGGAGAGGGATCGGGAGAAGCTACGGCTTCTGTTGCAACCCCGCCAACAACGGCCCCAGCGTCATCGGGTCGAGCACATGCTCCCCATGGAAGGTGAGCTCGCGCGCCTGCGACTGAATGGAGCGCAGCGCGGCCACCGCCTGCGGGCGCGATTCGTCGGTGAGAAACGGGTCGTGATCGCCGGCGATGAACGTCACGTCCACCTGGCGCAGGCGCTCACGCAGCGCCTGCTGGGGCACGTCGGTCGCGAGGCCACCGGCCCACACCACGAAGGCGCTTGGCCGCACGACCCCCTGGGCGATCCAGCGCGTGGCCGTGGCGACGCCCTGCGAAAAGCCGAGGACGCCCACGGCTTCAACCGGCCGCGTGCCGATGACGGCGGCATGCACCGTATCGAGCCAGTGCAGCGTGTCGGCGATGTCGTCTTCGCGCGCTTCGCGGGTCATCCACGTGGCGCCCACCTTCTGCAGATGGCTGCCATCGGCCTTGGGCATGTCCCGATAGAACCGGTTCAGTCCCTCAGGCGCCACCACACACGTATCGGCCGGCACAAGCCCGTCGAACGGGCGCAGGAAGCGCGACGCCAACTGCCCATAGCCATGCAGCACGAACCAGACGCGACGCGCCTCATGGGGCTCAGCGCCAATGAGGGCGTAGCGCCCGGTGCGAACGGTGGCCTGCGCGAGCGTGCGGATGGGTTGGGTCATGGCAAGGAATATGACGCGGGTTGTCCCTTGCCGTCACGGTGCGGCCCTCGACGCGCCACCAGCGCACGCAGGGCTGCCGATGATGTGCGATGCATTGACCACGGTGACGCCGGTCAGCCGTGGTCCGCGCCCCCGCGCCCCGACGCCGCGTCGAACACCGCCATCTGCGTCGCCTTCCCGCGGACCAGCGCATGCGCCGTGCTCAATTGCGTGTCGTAGCGCAGCTGATGCCGCAGGACCGTCGAATCGCCAAAGACCAACCGGCCGATCCGCTCTTCGAGCGCGCGATCGATTTCGCTCGCCCCGGCCTGGACCAGCGCGGGATCGAGTGTGACCGAGTCCTTGGCCAATCGCGTCAGCACGGCCGCGCGCCAAGCCGGCTGGACGGCAAAATCGCTGCGCACCACACCGCGCTGCTGCTCAGCTACCGCCGTGAGCGCCGCAAAGTACTTCCCGTAGTGCGGGGCCAGCGCCTGTCGCAGCCGCTGCTCGGCCGTGGTGATCGTATCCGCCGAGAGAATCACGTCCGGCGTGATGGCGCCACCGCCGTACAGCGTGCGCCCCCCGCGACTCGCGAACGTGGGGCGAGCGCGGCGCGCCGCCGGCGTCTCCAGAGAATCCGGGGTGATCTCCACGTAGCGCCCGTTCCCATCGAAGCGCCGCGGCTTCTGAATGCTCCGGCCCGACGGCGTGAACCAGCGCCCGGTGGTGAGCTTGAGAGCGTAGCCGCCATCGAGTTCGAACACCGACTGCACCAGCCCTTTGCCGTAGGACGTGGTGCCAAGCACCAGCGCGCGGTCGTAGTCCTGCAACGCACCGGCGACGATCTCCGATGCCGAGGCCGACCCGCCATCCACCAGCACCGCCAGCGGCATCGACGGCGCCAACGGTGCCTGCTCGGCGCGCAGCACCTCATCGCCGGTGCGCTGCTTCACCGTCAGCAGCACCTCGCCCGCCGGCAGGAAGAGGTTCGCCAGCGAGAAGGCCTCGCCCACAATCCCGCCCGGATTGCCGCGCAGGTCGAGCACGAGCCCGTTCGCGCCCTGTCGCTGGAGCGACTGCACCGCGCGCGCGACATCCGCTGCGGTCTGCTCACCGAACTGCGTGACCGGCACGTACCCGACGCCATCACCCAGCATCATCGCGAAGGGCACGGATGACACGTGGACCTCGGCGCGGGCGAAGCGATGCGTGATGGGGGCCGTCACCCCGGCGCGCTGAAACTGCACCTGCACCGCCGTGCCGGTTTCGCCGAGCAGCTTGGCTTGCACGCGATCCACACTCCAGTTGCGGATCGGGATGCCGTCGATGGCGGTCAGGCGATCGCCCTCGCGCACGCCGCGCGCCGCGGCGGGCGTGTTCGGATAGACCTTGTCCACCATCACAAAGCCGTCGACCGGCGGGGTGAGCAGCATGCCGACACCCGAGTAGCGCCCGGCGGTACTGCGCAAGAAGGCGGCGCGATCGGCGGGGGTGAGCAGTTCGCTGTATGGATCGCCGAGTTCTCGCACGAGGCCACGCGCGGCCGCCTCGTACAGCGAATCGGCGGCACGGGCATCCACATGGCGCAGCGCCACCAGGGAGAGCACCTGATCGAGCAGCTGGGCGCCCCCGCGGGTGCGCGCCGCGGTGCGCACCCCGCCAGTGACGAGGGCGACGGTAAGCGCCGTGGCCACGAGGATCGTGGCGCGTCGCGCGAGCAGGCGAAGCCGCGTGGACATACGAGGGCGGGAGCAGGAGAGGGAGGGATTCTCGGACCTCTCCATGAGACGCCGCGGCGCCCGGAAGGGTTGCCTGCCCGGCCAAGGGTGTCACGTCGAACGCGTTGGCGGCTGGGACGAGACGCTGGGCCGTGAAGTGTGAGAGGGATCACGCCGAAGAGCGGAATAGGACTCCCGGACTCACGGGAGCGTGAGCCGACGGCGGCTCAGCCAATTCCTGCCTTCGGACCAATTGAATGTCCTCCTCTTCTCCTACGCCCTCACCAAAATCCGCCGGGCTGGCGCTCGCGTTGGTCGGTGTCGCGGTCGTCGCTCTGATGGCCACGCGCGCCGCCGTCGTGAAGACGCCCACGCTGTCGGCCGCGACGCGTCCCGCCCCGGCGGCCGCGTTCGCGACGGCATCGGCGGCGCCGAGTGCGGCACCGAGTGCGGCGACGAGTGTGGCGCCGACGGCGCCCGAGCCTGCCGCATCCGCGACGGTGACGACCGCGACCACGCCGGTGACGGCGCCGCCCCGCGCCTTCGCGGCAACGCCCGCCGCGAGCGCCCCCGTCGCCACCGCGCCCGCCGCGACCGTGCCAACACTCGACGCGCCACAAGCGACGGAAAGTGCGGTGAGCACCCGCGCGGCTGCTGCGGTGCCGGCCGTGATTGCCGTGGCGCCATCGCTCGTTGACGCCAGCGCGAAGGCGACGACCGCCGCGTGGCCGCCGGCTGGTGGCGTGCCCACGGCCGGCCCGGGCATCGCGCTGTCGCAGCTCCGCCTGCCGGGGCTCACCACCGAGTTCACCGACATCTCCGATATGTCGGGGGGCACGAGCGGCATGAGCGCGGCGCACGGCGCCCGTACGCATACCATCGTGAACGCGACGCTCGACTTGGAGCAGTTCGCCGGGTGGAAGGGCGCCACGCTCTTTGCCCAGCACAAGATGAAGCAGGGCGCCAACGGCTCCGGCGCCGCGGGGCTGATGCAGCACCATTCGAATATCGATGCCGACGACTTCCGCGCGGCCGGCGAGATCTGGCTCGAGCAGCGCCTCTTCAACGACGTGCTGCGCCTCAAAGCCGGTCGCCTCGACTTCAACACCGAATTTGCCGGCACCGACAACGGCGGGTCGTTCCTCAACGCGTCGATGGGCTACACGCCCGCCATCGCCGCGGCGCCCACGTTCCCGCTGCCGATCAATGCGTTCAACGTGATCGTCTCGCCGCGCGAACACAGCCGCTTCAGCCTCGGCGCCTTCGACGGCCGCGATGGCGCCCCCGCCATGGCCGGGTCGTCGTCGCGCTTCTACATCGGGCAGTTCAGCCAGGGCTGGTCACGCGGCGATGGCCGGGCGTTCGACGGGCGCGTATCACTGGGCTCCTGGCGCCACACCGGCATGTTCTCCGCCGCCGACGCTGATGCGGACGCGGAGCCCACCGTGCGTGGCACGGGCGGCTGGTATGGCACGATGGACCTCACGCTGTGGCGCGGCGCCGCCAGCGACAGCGGTGCCGATGATGCGCCGTCGGCGGCCATGTTCTTCCAGGTTGGCCGCGGCAATCCGCGCATCTCCGCCGTGGACGTGCATCAGGGGCTCGGGCTCGTGACGAGCGGCCTCGTGCCGCACCGTCAGAGCGACGCGATCGGCTTCGGCGTCACCCATGCGTCGTGGAGCGGCGGTCGGGAGACGATCGGTGAAGCGTTCTGTCAGGCGCCGTTGGGGTCGCACGTCACGTTGGTGGCCGACCTGCAGCGGGTGAATCACTTCGACAGCTTTGGCCAGCGCAACGGCTTCATCCCCAACCTGCGCACGATCGTGAAGTTCTGATCGCGCACGCAGGTCACGGAACGCGTCTGCTGCCCCCCGGCCGCGACGCCAGCGGGGCATGTCGGTACTTTACTGGCATGCCCCGCGTCCACATCCGCACGCCCGTCCGCCACTGGCGCCGGTGCGGCGTCGCGCTGCTGCTCCTGTTGAGCAGCTGTCGGTGGCTGTCGGCGGGTGATCCGGCGCCCTTCGCGCCCACGCCGGCTGCCGGCCAGCGCGTGCTCTCGTTCTGCGCGAGCGTGTGCGCGGATTCGGTGGACGTCGTGGCACTTGGCGTGGATGGCTATCTCATCGTGCCGTGGCGCGATACCACCCGCCTGGTGATGACGCCCCCGTCGTACAGCAATCCATCGCTCTGGCACCTGGCGCTGCGCGACTGGTGGTGGGGCACGCGGCCCAACACCGCGCGCATCGCCGCCGGACTCGCCGCAGTCCCCACCGCCACCGCGCGGCTGACACAGGTGCGCGCGGTGCTGGTGGGGCATGGTCACTACGACCACGCGCTCGATCTGCCATCGCTGCTGCCACGCCTGCCGCATGCCACGGTGTACGGCAGCGCGACCGTCGCCCACCTGCTTCGCCCCGCCGTGGGGACCGCCGCTGGTGGCGTGGTGGCGGTCACACCGGGTCAAGCCGTGCCGATCGGCCCGGTGCTCCGCGCGCAGGCGCTGGCGTGGGGTCACGCACCGAATGTCGCCGGCTG includes:
- a CDS encoding carbohydrate porin — its product is MSSSSPTPSPKSAGLALALVGVAVVALMATRAAVVKTPTLSAATRPAPAAAFATASAAPSAAPSAATSVAPTAPEPAASATVTTATTPVTAPPRAFAATPAASAPVATAPAATVPTLDAPQATESAVSTRAAAAVPAVIAVAPSLVDASAKATTAAWPPAGGVPTAGPGIALSQLRLPGLTTEFTDISDMSGGTSGMSAAHGARTHTIVNATLDLEQFAGWKGATLFAQHKMKQGANGSGAAGLMQHHSNIDADDFRAAGEIWLEQRLFNDVLRLKAGRLDFNTEFAGTDNGGSFLNASMGYTPAIAAAPTFPLPINAFNVIVSPREHSRFSLGAFDGRDGAPAMAGSSSRFYIGQFSQGWSRGDGRAFDGRVSLGSWRHTGMFSAADADADAEPTVRGTGGWYGTMDLTLWRGAASDSGADDAPSAAMFFQVGRGNPRISAVDVHQGLGLVTSGLVPHRQSDAIGFGVTHASWSGGRETIGEAFCQAPLGSHVTLVADLQRVNHFDSFGQRNGFIPNLRTIVKF
- a CDS encoding S41 family peptidase, whose protein sequence is MSTRLRLLARRATILVATALTVALVTGGVRTAARTRGGAQLLDQVLSLVALRHVDARAADSLYEAAARGLVRELGDPYSELLTPADRAAFLRSTAGRYSGVGMLLTPPVDGFVMVDKVYPNTPAAARGVREGDRLTAIDGIPIRNWSVDRVQAKLLGETGTAVQVQFQRAGVTAPITHRFARAEVHVSSVPFAMMLGDGVGYVPVTQFGEQTAADVARAVQSLQRQGANGLVLDLRGNPGGIVGEAFSLANLFLPAGEVLLTVKQRTGDEVLRAEQAPLAPSMPLAVLVDGGSASASEIVAGALQDYDRALVLGTTSYGKGLVQSVFELDGGYALKLTTGRWFTPSGRSIQKPRRFDGNGRYVEITPDSLETPAARRARPTFASRGGRTLYGGGAITPDVILSADTITTAEQRLRQALAPHYGKYFAALTAVAEQQRGVVRSDFAVQPAWRAAVLTRLAKDSVTLDPALVQAGASEIDRALEERIGRLVFGDSTVLRHQLRYDTQLSTAHALVRGKATQMAVFDAASGRGGADHG
- a CDS encoding MBL fold metallo-hydrolase, producing MPRVHIRTPVRHWRRCGVALLLLLSSCRWLSAGDPAPFAPTPAAGQRVLSFCASVCADSVDVVALGVDGYLIVPWRDTTRLVMTPPSYSNPSLWHLALRDWWWGTRPNTARIAAGLAAVPTATARLTQVRAVLVGHGHYDHALDLPSLLPRLPHATVYGSATVAHLLRPAVGTAAGGVVAVTPGQAVPIGPVLRAQALAWGHAPNVAGWTLAPGRYTTDRTTLPRTVHGWRMGEPLAWSIDILGRDGSVALRLFYHDAAASLDIIRAAVAELQRLPHAAHTVVVLSAANWDQHASYPAALLASLEPDHVLFGHWEDFFRSPSARPKVVRGINARELVQEFERYVGPRWSVLAPGATLRIRLGK